One Mesotoga sp. UBA6090 DNA segment encodes these proteins:
- a CDS encoding ABC transporter permease yields the protein MPKFFYRRELDEIEDKARPVHINSYRQLVWAKFKSHKLAMFGAVVLVGVILFTVFGPLFVDVGYEDMDFSYLFSTPLTEGHPFGTDELGHDVLVRVMYGGRISLFVGFASAVITTLIGTVVGLLSGFYGGLVDRLLMRFVDVMLSIPMFPILITLTLVFGSGIMNIILVLTVFGWMGVSRLVRGLVLSIRETEYVMSAKAMGVRNVRIILRHVLPNVIPIVIVSATLNMSYAILAESSLSYLGLGIQPPMPSWGNMLQRAMNYILGTTTGVNPWWLTVFPGFFIFITVLSVNFLGDGLRDALDPKFVSES from the coding sequence ATGCCAAAATTCTTCTACAGAAGGGAACTCGATGAAATCGAAGACAAGGCGCGGCCGGTTCATATAAATAGCTACAGGCAGTTGGTGTGGGCGAAGTTCAAGAGTCACAAACTTGCCATGTTCGGTGCGGTTGTGCTTGTTGGTGTGATCTTATTCACCGTATTTGGTCCGCTTTTCGTCGATGTGGGATACGAAGATATGGACTTCTCTTATCTCTTCTCGACGCCGTTGACAGAGGGTCATCCTTTTGGGACAGACGAGCTGGGTCATGATGTACTTGTTAGAGTAATGTACGGCGGAAGAATCTCTCTCTTTGTCGGGTTTGCCTCTGCGGTGATAACCACCCTAATCGGAACAGTTGTCGGACTACTTTCGGGCTTCTATGGAGGCCTTGTTGACAGGTTGTTAATGAGATTTGTTGATGTAATGCTTTCTATACCAATGTTCCCGATTTTGATTACTCTTACCCTTGTCTTTGGTTCGGGAATTATGAATATCATCTTGGTCCTGACCGTTTTCGGCTGGATGGGTGTTTCCAGGTTGGTCAGGGGACTTGTTCTCTCGATAAGGGAGACCGAGTATGTCATGTCGGCCAAAGCTATGGGGGTCAGAAACGTAAGAATCATTCTAAGGCACGTTTTGCCTAACGTAATACCAATCGTAATTGTCTCTGCGACACTTAACATGTCGTATGCAATACTTGCAGAGTCATCTTTGAGTTATCTCGGGCTTGGAATTCAGCCTCCCATGCCGTCCTGGGGTAATATGCTTCAGAGAGCTATGAACTACATACTTGGTACAACTACTGGGGTAAATCCGTGGTGGCTTACCGTCTTCCCAGGATTCTTCATATTTATCACAGTACTGAGCGTGAACTTCCTGGGAGACGGGCTTAGAGATGCTCTAGATCCCAAATTTGTGAGTGAGAGTTGA